In Setaria italica strain Yugu1 chromosome IX, Setaria_italica_v2.0, whole genome shotgun sequence, the genomic stretch TGCGGGACGAGGGCGCCAacaccccgccggcgccgggcagcTGTTCCCTTGCAGCCTTACCACTGGGCTACATCTACATGCCCATCCGCTAACACTTTTACGCTTATTCAAACTAAAATAAATTGACACGTTGACAATGCATAATTCATTTCAACTTATTCGGCAACTACGCTGTAATTGATCTCCATTTTACGGAGGAGGGAAGCAGCTTGATCCTGCACGACCTTCCACGCTTCACGGACGTGCCGCTCCTCCGTAAGCGTGCTCCCGACGGCGCACCTGAGCATGTAGATGCCACCCACCATGGCGGAGCTCATGTACGGCCCGGAGCCGGTCGAGTTCACCTCCTCCAGGAGCCTCCGGTTGAGCTCGTTGGCCGTCTTCTCGCCGCCCAGCTTTTCCGGCGACCGGAGCCGGAAGCACACCAGCGCGAACTGCGTCGCCACGGTCACCTCAAACCGCGCGTCGGCCCTGACCATGCTCTCGAACGACGCGGCTATGCGCAGGTGGGAGCGGACGTGGGCGCGCAGGCCCTCGACGCCGTAGCAGCGGAGCACGAGCCACAGCTTGAGCGCGCGGAACCGGCGTGTCAGCGTCACGGACCAGTCCTTGTAGTCCACGACGTcgtgcccctccgccgccgcgtccttgaGGATGTACTCCTGCTCCGTGCCGAGCGCCGCCACGAGCAGTGACGGCTTCCTCACCCACAGCGCGCAGCAGTCGGTGTTGGCCAGAAGCCACTTGTGGGCGTTCATGCTGAATGAGTCCACGGCCTCAACGCCGTCAATGACGTGGCGGAACTCCGGGCAGACGAGCGCCGAGCCAGCATAGGCCGCGTCCACGTGGACCCaggcgccgtgcgccgccgcgacggcgctGAGCTCGCGGATGGGGTCCACGGCGGTGGTCTGGGTGGTCCCCACCGTCGCGCACAGGAAGAGCGGGACCAGCCCGGCGTCCACGTCGGCTTGCGTGGCGGCATGCAGCTCGGCTGGCGAGAGCGCGAACACGTCATCGCGGCACGTCGCGATCTCGCGGCAGTTGTCACGGTGGATACCAGCGATGTGGGCAGCCTTGCGGAATGCAAAGTGGGTCTGGTCGGAGCAGTAGACGACGAGGTCTCCGATCCTCCTGCTCCCAATGTCTGCGAGCTTCCGGTCCCTCGCGGCAACAAGGGCGCAGAGGATGGCCTCGCACGTGGTGCCTAGAAGcgtgcctccgccaccgccgcagaaCATGAGCCTCTCGGGCAGGTGGAGCGCTTTGCCGAGCCAGTCCACGACGACCATCTCGAGttcggtggcggccggcgaggcggcccaCGTGAAGGGAACGATGTTGATGCCTGCCGTAAGAGCCTCGCCGAGGGCACCGACAGTGCTGCTGGACGCCGGGAAGTGCGCGAAGTGGCGAGGGCTCTGCCAGTGCGTCAGGCCGGGCAGGATGAGGTCGCGGACGTCCCGCAGCGCCGCGTCGAATGCGTCGCGCTCCGGACGCGACGGCGCGTCCGCGGGGAGCTCGCGTCGTAGGAAGCCGGGGTTGACGCTGGGGTGCACGGGGTACTCGCCCATGCGGGCGTAGTAGTCGGCGATGAAGTCGATGACCTGGTGGCCCTGCCGCCGgaactcgtcggggtcgagCAGGTGGGAGTCCTGCGGCGGCAGAGTTCCTGTTTCCATAGGGACGACAACGCCGTTCTGTGGGGCGCCATTGCTGATGTAGCAGTGCGAAGGCGGTGCCATATATGCGTGGTGGGGAGGTGCAGAGACAAGTGATTAATGAACTGACGGTCCAATTAGCTGCACCTTCCACTTGTAGTAGTGAGAGAAAGAAGATGATGCAGTATCGAGGCAGATGAAAACATGAATCGCCTTCTCTAGCTATTTATAAGCTGGTGGAAGGTGCAAACGTGCGCAAAAAAAGGAAGAGTTAAACGAAACCAAAAGAGCTCGAATGCAAAGAAGTACGGAGCAGCAGGTAGCCAGGTACGAACTacgaagtactccctccgttccaaattataagtcattccaactttcttggagagtcaaacatttttatatttgaccaaaattatagagaaaattacaaaagtttatggcaccgaatagatatactatgaaaatatatttaatgaagaaactaatggtacctatttgatatcatgaatgttagcattttattgtataaatttggtcaaacttaagatgttttgactctccaagaaagttagaataacttataatttggaacggagggagtagtgaaGTACGGAGCAGCAGGTAGCCAGGTACGAACTACGAAGTAGTTGCGTAGTACTGTACTCGAGTAGTTGCTTCGAAAAGGGGCAGGTGGAGCGCCTTGCCGAGCCAGTCGACGACGACCATCTCGAGCTccgtggcggccggcgaggcggcccaCGTGAAGGGAACGAGGTTGATGCCGACCGTGAGGACCTCGCCGAGGCACCGACagtgctgctgcctgctggcgaGGGCTCTGCCAGTGCCAGGAATAATAATGGCGATCTTGACATGTTATGG encodes the following:
- the LOC101783343 gene encoding tyrosine decarboxylase 1, coding for MAPPSHCYISNGAPQNGVVVPMETGTLPPQDSHLLDPDEFRRQGHQVIDFIADYYARMGEYPVHPSVNPGFLRRELPADAPSRPERDAFDAALRDVRDLILPGLTHWQSPRHFAHFPASSSTVGALGEALTAGINIVPFTWAASPAATELEMVVVDWLGKALHLPERLMFCGGGGGTLLGTTCEAILCALVAARDRKLADIGSRRIGDLVVYCSDQTHFAFRKAAHIAGIHRDNCREIATCRDDVFALSPAELHAATQADVDAGLVPLFLCATVGTTQTTAVDPIRELSAVAAAHGAWVHVDAAYAGSALVCPEFRHVIDGVEAVDSFSMNAHKWLLANTDCCALWVRKPSLLVAALGTEQEYILKDAAAEGHDVVDYKDWSVTLTRRFRALKLWLVLRCYGVEGLRAHVRSHLRIAASFESMVRADARFEVTVATQFALVCFRLRSPEKLGGEKTANELNRRLLEEVNSTGSGPYMSSAMVGGIYMLRCAVGSTLTEERHVREAWKVVQDQAASLLRKMEINYSVVAE